Below is a genomic region from Hylemonella gracilis.
AATAACCTTGCTCTCGGCCTCGGTTGTGGATGGCCTCTTCGTAGGCCTGCTGTTCCAGCAGAACGGCCTGCTCCTCGCGCTCGCGCGCCTGCTGCGCCAGCAGCAGGCCAGCCTCGTCCACGTCGGTGAAGTCCCAACGCGTGAGCTGGTTGATTTCCTCGCGAGGAATGAAGCGGGAAGCGGTGCGGGAATTCGTCTGCGGCATGGGGGTTCAGTCAGGACATACTTGAAACACTTGTGGCATGGACCCGGACGCCGCCGGGACGATGCTCAGACCATCACGTCTTCCTCGCCGCCGCTGCCCAGGCTGATTTCGCCTTCGTCGGCCAGACGACGCACGATCTTGACGATTTCCTTCTGCTGGACCTCGACTTCCGACAGGCGCATGGGCGGGCTCGACTCGAGGTCCTCGCGCATGGATTCGGAAGCACGGGAAGACATGTTGAGGAGGAAACGCTCCACCAGCGCGGGCTGTGCGGCCTTGAGCGCGACGATGAGCGAATCGGCCGGCACTTCCTTGAGCACGACCTGGATGGCCTTGTTGTCGAGCTTGATTATGTCGTCGAAGACGAACATCTTGTCCATGATCTTCTGCGCGAGCTCGGCATCGAAACTGCGGATGGATTCCAGCACGGCGCCTTCCAGCGTGGTGCCCAGCAGGTTGATCATTTCCGCGGCGGTCTTGACGCCGCCCAGCGACGCCTTGCGCACCTTGTCCCCGCCCGACAACACCTTGAACAGCACTTCGTTCAGATCTTTGAGCGCGGTGGGCTGGATGCCCTCCATCGTGGCGATGCGCAACATCACCTCGTTGCGCTGGCGGTCACCCAGCAGCTTGAGCACGGCGGCGGCCTGGTCGTAGTCCAGGTGCACCAGAATGGCGGCCAGGATCTGTGGGTGCTCGTTGCGCACGAGTTCAGCCACGGACACCGGGTCCATCCACTTCAGGCTCTCGATGCCGGAGACGTCGCCGCCCTGCAGGATGCGGTCGATCAGCAGCGCCGCCTTGTCTTCGCCCAGCGCCAGCTTCAGCACGGAACGCACATAGTCGCCTGAATCGGTCACGATCAGGCTCTGGTCGGCCGCGTCGGTGGTGAAACGGTCGATCACCTCGTCGACGCGGTCGCGGGTGATGGACTTGGTTCGGGCGATCGCCTCGCCCAGTTTCTGCACTTCCTTGGGCGCGAGGTGTTTGAACACCTCGGCCGCCTCGGTCTCGCCCAGGGACATGAGCAGGACGGCTGCGTCCTGCAGGCCTTCGGTCATGGAAGTCTGTGCCATATAACGCTCCCTCGCCTTTCAGTCAGCCGACCACGGCATTGGGGTTTTGGGCCAGCAGCGACATTTCATCCTTGTTGCTGCCGATCCAGTTCTTGACGATGCCGGCCACCGCCGCCGGGTTCTCGCGTGCCAACTTGCGCGCCTCTTCCAACTGGCGCTCCTGGATGCGCGGCCCCTTCTTGATCGGCTCGGGCGAGCCCAGCTCCAAGTCTTCATCCAGCAAAGCGTCGAGCTGAGGTGCGGGCGGCGCCTGCATGGCCTTGAGCACCGGACGAATCACACCGAACAGTACCACCAAGGCCAGCAGGACGGCGCCCACGGGCCAGGCCAGATCACGCGCCAGTTCCTGCACGGCCGGCTGCTGCCAGAAGGCCAGGCTTTCGTCCGCTTTGGCATCGACCACGAAGGGGGCATTCATCAGGTTCACGGAATCGCCACGATCGACGTTGAAGCCGATGCTCTCGCGCACCAGGGCCGTCATTTGATCGACTTGCTGCTGCGTCAGCGGAACCGGCGCAACATTGCCTCGGGCATCCGTCTGCGTGCGCTGGTTGACCACGACAGCGGCGCTCAGGCGCCGGATCGCCCCGCGTGCCGCGCGCACCACGCGCACCGTCTTGTCCACCTCGTAGTTAACGACGGATTCCTTGCGGGTGCTGACCGGCGCCGCGGCTTGGCCTTGGGCACGGGCCAAGGACTGCGGGACACCAGGGGCCAGCGGTTGCACGGCGGCATTGATGGGGGCGGCATTGGGTCCGGGCGGCTGGTTGCTGACCGCGCCAGGAATGCCGGAGGGGCCAGCCGGGCCGGGATTGGTGCTTTCCAGCGTCTGCTGGCTGCGCACCGCGCCGGTGTCCGGTGCCTGGTTGGGCGTATGAGTCTCGGAGGTCTGCTCGCTTTCCGAGAAGTCCAGATCCGCCGTCACCTGGGCCTGCACATTGCCCTTGCCGACAACCGGCTCCAGGATGTCCAGGATGCGTTGACGGTACTGGGCCTCGATCTGCTGCACATACTTCAGCTGTTGCGTATCGATGCCATCCTGGCCGGCGGCGCCGTCAGGCGATTGGGACAGCAGTTTGCCAGTGTCATCGACGATGCTGACAGCCTCGGGTTTCATCTCGGGCACGCTGGACGAGACCAAGTGCACGATGCCCGCGATCTGCGCGCGATCCAGGATGCGCCCCGGGTACAGGCTCAACAGCACGGAGGCCGACGGCTTCTGTTGCTCGCGGAAAAAGCCATTCTGCTGCGGCAGGGCCAGGTGCACGCGTGCGCTCTGCACGGACGACAGGGCCTGGATGGACCGGGTGAGCTCCCCCTCCAGACCACGCTGAAAATTCACGCGCTCCTGAAACTGAGTCGCGCCGAAGCGGCTGTTTTCCATCAGCTCGAAACCGGTGACCGAGCCCTTGGGCAGACCCTGCGAAGCGAGGCGCAAGCGGGTATCGTGCACCTTGTCGGCGGGCACGAGGATGGCGCCACCGCCCTCGGTGTACTGGTAGGGCACCTGCATCTGCGTCAGTTGCGCGACGATGGCACCACCGTCCTTGTCGGACAGGCCGCTGAACAAGACACGCCACTCGGTCTTGTTGTTCATGAGCAGGGCACCCAGGATGACGGCCACGATCACGGCCAAGCCCGCCGCCAGACGCATCTTCTGACCTCGCTCCAGCACCGCGAAGCGCTGGGACAGCGTCGGATTGACGGGCAACGCCATCGGGGACGTCGCAACCGGATTCAAAGGGGTAAGTGCAGCAGCCTCAGCCATGTTTCATTCCATGCGTCGTAACGCCAGAGTAAGCCCTTTACGGGCGTCTTTGGCATGGAATTATCTGGCAGTGACTGAAATCTTTAGCGGAAAAAGGGCGGGAAACACCCTCCTTTTCCCCCCAAAGCCCCTGAGGGCGGGGACTAGCATCTCCCCCAATTCCTCACGGATGCGGACGCGATCAGCAGGGGTTGTCAAGAGGACAACGGCACCATCATCCCGGCTTTTCCAGCCCAGTTCGTGATTTCATGGCCCTCATTTGACCGTTCAACCCAAGGAACACTGTCATGGACTTGCGACTGAACCCCAACCTAACGCTCAACCGCACTCAACCCGACACCGCCCGCAAGGCGGTGATGCCCGACGAATCGCACGGCCCGCAAGGCTTCACCGACGAGTTCAAGGCGGCGCTGCGTGCGGTGAGCAAGTCCCAGAACTACTCTGGCGACCTGCAGCGCCAGGTACAGATGGAAAACCCCAAAGTCAGCCTGGAAGAGACCATGGTGGCCATGCAAAAGGCCCAGATCGGCTTCCAAGCCACCCTGCATGTGCGCAACCGCATGGTGCAGGCCTACACCGACATCATGAACATGTCGGTCTGAGCCCTGAACCAGGGGCTCAAGACGCCGGCGCTCCGGATTCCGCTGCGCCTGGTGTCCGCTCCGTATGAGTTCTCAAGTCAGATGGCGTGAGCCATTGGACCGATTCAGTGCAAGACCTTGGGATGCGCCTTGTCGAAAAGGCCACCCATCATTTCCTCTTCCAGCTGTCCCAGCCACGGCTCGGTCAATTGCCGGATTTCGGCATCATTGCGCAGGATGCGCTGCATGATCTGCGTTTTTTCACGTCGGTCTTCCGGACGCAGGTCTTCTTCACGCGCACGATGGCGTAGCTGCTCGATGAGCACGGCGCACACGCCCTCGTAGCGCATCACCGCTTCAAGATCCTTGGCTCGGGCGGCCTCCAGCATTCGGCGACTGCCATCTTCTATGGACTTGTAGTAGTCAATCAGCATTTGAGACATGGTCAACTCCCGGTTCCTGTGCCACCCACACTGGGGCCAGCGCCTTGCTCTTCAACGGACTTGCCGCCCGAATCGGCGCCTTGCCCCATGGCCTGCGCTCTGATGTCCTTCCAGCTCTGGGCAATCGGCTCCAACAGCGACTGCACTTCCTGCAGCAACGACTCATCATTGCGCGCGTTGGCCAACACCAACTGGCGCATACAGTAGTCGTACAGCGTGGACAAGTTCTGCGCCAGCTCGCCACCGTCAACCCGATCCAGGCTGGTCGAGAGCCCTTCCTCGACGATGCGCAAGGCACGGGAGATGGCGTCAATCTTGGTCGCCAGGTCGTCACGCTGGATGGCGCCACGCGCCCGGACGATTTCGCGCAACACACCCTCAAACAGCAGATTCACGATCTGATGCTGATCGACGGTGTGCATGCTGGTCTCAACGCCGATGCGCCTGTAGGCATCGGCCGCGCCAGGGCGTGCCGGGGAAAACATGGGGTGTTCCGTCCTATCTAAAAATCAAGCCGATACAGAATTCAAGGATGAGCCGCTATTTTGCGCTCCACTGAACTCTATATCGGCACACACCCCGCACCAGTAAAGCCACTCGATCTCAGGAACTGGACTTGTTCCACTGGGCTATTTGCTGCGATATGTAGGTGCTCAGGGAGTTCAAGCTCGCCATCTGCACGTCCAACGCGCTGTATTTGCGATTGAGCTGCTCCTCAATGCGACTGGCCTTGTCATTGACCCTGACTTGCTCGAGCGCATTCGTATCCAGCTCCGTCTGCAAGCTGTCGTCCTTGCGCTTGAAGAAACCCGCCGTACCAAAATTGCCGGTTGTCCCCCCCAGCAGCGCAGTCATCAGACCTTTGAAGCTCTGGCCTATGCCCACGCTGCCACCAGAAACCGCATCTTTGCCCGATTCTGCAACGTTGCTTGCAACGAATGCCAAGCGTGACAGCCCATTGGCATCGGCGTTATTACCATCGATATCAGTCACAGTCATGTTGAAAGCGGTCTGCGTCCCCCCGTAGAGGCTGGTCAGGACCAGCGCACCGCCCGCTGTCGAAGCGGTCACGCCCGTGGATGGATCCGCATTGATCTTGTTGACAATGTCATCAAGGGTATCGGTTGCCGTCACCGCGATATTCACAGTCGCGCCGTTTCCGGCGAACGCACTGGCAAACGCCCCGCCACTCCATGAGCCCAACTGAATGGACAAGGTGCCCTCACCCACCGGCACGCCCGCCCCCACGCTCGCAGTGATGGCGGACTGCGCTTTCGCCGACTCGCTCACGCGGTTGCCAACGAACAAGGTTTTCATTGCATCTGGATTGGCCAAGGCCTGTGTCAGCTTGGCGCTGTCGATTTCCAAATGCCCGTCGGGACGCGAATCGGCGCTGCCCGCGACTCTCACGCCTATGCTGCTGAACGTGGTATAGCCGCCATTGTCAGAACCGAACACAGAGCCCAACGCCGAACGCAAGGATCGCTGCATCGCCAAGAGGGTGCTGTCGCCCTGAAATGCCCCGGCCGTCTCGGTGCTCTCTTCGTACTTGGTCGTTTGATTCAGCAGATCATTCAAATCGTTGTAAGCCTTCACGAAGCCTTCGATATTGGTCTTCATCGCCGAGGTGTCCCGGGTGATGGCGACCGTCGCGGGTGCGGTCGTGACCTTGTTGGCCGTGATCGTCACGCCCGCCACCACATCGGCGAATGTGTTGGTGGCAGAAGTCAGCGCAATGCCGTTCACCGTCACCTCGGCATCGGCCGCAGCCTGCGTTTCGTGAAAGGTGGTGTTCGTGCCATCCGAGAAAATCAGGCGAGACAAGCCAGTGTTATCTGTATCTCCGGCTGGCGCACCGCCCTCCTCCACCGCCAGCGAAAACGCCTTGCTCTCGCCCGTCTCTTTGCTGTTCAGCAGCAGTCGCTGCTGACCCGTTCCCGGATCAGTCATGACCGTGGCCGTCACACCCGCATTGCTGCCGTTGATCTTGCTGGCCACATCGGACAACTTGTCCGTCCCGGAAACAACGATGTCGGTTGTTGTGGCGTTCGGCGCCGTCCCGATGGTTACTTTCAGCGTGCCCGCGCCGACAAAAGCGTTTGCCGCGAAGGCACCAGACGCTGTGGCCCGCGCTGCCGCCACCTGCTGAACCTGCACCGACAAACTGGTGGGCTGAGCACCGCCATTGGCGCTCACCGACACCGCGTCGCTGGATGAAGTGGCTGCGGCCGCATTCCAGCCCGTCACGCTGGCCAGCTTGCTGACTGCAGTATTCAGGGCGTCCGCCAAAGACGTCATCTGTCCCATGAGGGTGATTCTGGCTTCAGTTTGCGTTTTCTCGAGCTTGAGCTTCTCTAGCGGCTTCTTCTCCAATTCCACCAGTTGCGAAACGATGCTCCGGACATCCAGACCATTCGTGCCAATACCCAGCGATGAAATCGTAGCCATGAAAAACTCCTGAACAGCCTGGTCGCCGAAGGGCCCCAGCAGCCGAAATTAGTGCAGATTATGGATTCCGTGCCATCCGCCTGTCACGGCGGATTAAGGGGCACAAAAGGCCATTGTTCTGCCTGTCTCGGTTATCGACCTTGAAGACCGAAACTTGAGGCACGCCCACCCCGATTCGTAACAAACGGAAAAAGGGTTCGTTAATTCCATCATGCAAAACAAAAAGGGCTGGCACCGTTGCCAGTGCCAGCCCTGGAAAGCAGGGCCGGGAATGCACTTCCCCGCCCGACTCCCACCCCAACTTTTACTGCAGCAGCTGCAGCACGCCCTGCGGAATCTGGTTGGCCTGGGCGATCATCGCCGTGCCCGCCTGTTGCAGGATCTGAGCACGCGACAGCGCCGCAGTTTCCGATGCAAAGTCCGCATCCTGGATCCGGCTGCGCGAGGCGGTCATGTTCTCGGCCGTGATGTTCAGGTTGTTGATCGTCGACTCAAAGCGCGACTGCAGGGCACCCAGCTTGGCACGCTCACCGCTGATGAAGGCCAGGGCCGAGTCCACCGTCTTGATCGCGTCGTTGGCCTTGATCACCGAGGTGATGTCCAGGTCCGCCACCTTGTGCAGCGTTGACGACGTGTCAAAGCCCACGTAGGCGTTGGAAGCAGCGACCGTGGCCGCATGGCTCAGCACGAAGGACTTGTTCGAGTCGAACGTCAGGTAGCCGCTCACGATGCTGTTCTGGGCGTTGGTGTCCGCCGCCAGGGTCATCGTGCTCACCGAAGCCAGCGCGCCAGAGGTGTCGGTCTTCATCTTGTTGACCGTCACGGCACCCGCGTTCTGCACCGTGGTGTCGGACACCATGATGTCGTTGCCCGTGGCGTTGGTCAGGATGATGCCGGTGCCGGCCGCGTTCAGGCTGGCCGTCACACCCGTCTTGGACGCCTTGTCGTTGAAGGCCGAGATCGCCGCCGCCAGGCCGCTGGGCGTGTTCGACGTGTCGGTCAGGTTGAAGGTGATCGACTCGGGGTTGTTGCCGTTGTCCGAACGCAGGTTCAGCGTGTAAGCGCCCGTGGCCGCGAAGCTCAGCTGCGCATCCGTACGCGCCTCGGCCGTCACACCGGTGATGGCGGTCTGCTGGTTGACCTTGGTGGCCACCGATTTGGCGGTCTCACTGAGCACCGTGGCAATCGCCGCGCTACCTGCCGCCGCATTGATCGTGAAGGTCTCGGCCAGGACGCCGTTGGCACCCCAGGTCGCACCGGACGCCACCGTTTGAACCGCCGCCACCGTGTTGATGCCTTGGTTGTTGCCGTACACGCTGGTGCGGGCGTTGGCCGTGGCCGCCACGATGGTCTGGTTGGCGTTGGCGCCAATCTGGAACTGGGC
It encodes:
- the fliS gene encoding flagellar export chaperone FliS — protein: MFSPARPGAADAYRRIGVETSMHTVDQHQIVNLLFEGVLREIVRARGAIQRDDLATKIDAISRALRIVEEGLSTSLDRVDGGELAQNLSTLYDYCMRQLVLANARNDESLLQEVQSLLEPIAQSWKDIRAQAMGQGADSGGKSVEEQGAGPSVGGTGTGS
- the fliE gene encoding flagellar hook-basal body complex protein FliE: MDLRLNPNLTLNRTQPDTARKAVMPDESHGPQGFTDEFKAALRAVSKSQNYSGDLQRQVQMENPKVSLEETMVAMQKAQIGFQATLHVRNRMVQAYTDIMNMSV
- the fliF gene encoding flagellar basal-body MS-ring/collar protein FliF, which encodes MALPVNPTLSQRFAVLERGQKMRLAAGLAVIVAVILGALLMNNKTEWRVLFSGLSDKDGGAIVAQLTQMQVPYQYTEGGGAILVPADKVHDTRLRLASQGLPKGSVTGFELMENSRFGATQFQERVNFQRGLEGELTRSIQALSSVQSARVHLALPQQNGFFREQQKPSASVLLSLYPGRILDRAQIAGIVHLVSSSVPEMKPEAVSIVDDTGKLLSQSPDGAAGQDGIDTQQLKYVQQIEAQYRQRILDILEPVVGKGNVQAQVTADLDFSESEQTSETHTPNQAPDTGAVRSQQTLESTNPGPAGPSGIPGAVSNQPPGPNAAPINAAVQPLAPGVPQSLARAQGQAAAPVSTRKESVVNYEVDKTVRVVRAARGAIRRLSAAVVVNQRTQTDARGNVAPVPLTQQQVDQMTALVRESIGFNVDRGDSVNLMNAPFVVDAKADESLAFWQQPAVQELARDLAWPVGAVLLALVVLFGVIRPVLKAMQAPPAPQLDALLDEDLELGSPEPIKKGPRIQERQLEEARKLARENPAAVAGIVKNWIGSNKDEMSLLAQNPNAVVG
- a CDS encoding flagellin; translation: MAAVINTNINSLSAQRYQGISDKSLTTAIQRLSSGLRINSAKDDAAGLAISERFTSQIRGLNQAARNANDGVSLAQVTEGALGAAGTILQRVRELAVQSANATNSASDRQALNQEVAQLVAELDRISTSTEFNGSKLLDGTFGTAQFQIGANANQTIVAATANARTSVYGNNQGINTVAAVQTVASGATWGANGVLAETFTINAAAGSAAIATVLSETAKSVATKVNQQTAITGVTAEARTDAQLSFAATGAYTLNLRSDNGNNPESITFNLTDTSNTPSGLAAAISAFNDKASKTGVTASLNAAGTGIILTNATGNDIMVSDTTVQNAGAVTVNKMKTDTSGALASVSTMTLAADTNAQNSIVSGYLTFDSNKSFVLSHAATVAASNAYVGFDTSSTLHKVADLDITSVIKANDAIKTVDSALAFISGERAKLGALQSRFESTINNLNITAENMTASRSRIQDADFASETAALSRAQILQQAGTAMIAQANQIPQGVLQLLQ
- the fliD gene encoding flagellar filament capping protein FliD; this translates as MATISSLGIGTNGLDVRSIVSQLVELEKKPLEKLKLEKTQTEARITLMGQMTSLADALNTAVSKLASVTGWNAAAATSSSDAVSVSANGGAQPTSLSVQVQQVAAARATASGAFAANAFVGAGTLKVTIGTAPNATTTDIVVSGTDKLSDVASKINGSNAGVTATVMTDPGTGQQRLLLNSKETGESKAFSLAVEEGGAPAGDTDNTGLSRLIFSDGTNTTFHETQAAADAEVTVNGIALTSATNTFADVVAGVTITANKVTTAPATVAITRDTSAMKTNIEGFVKAYNDLNDLLNQTTKYEESTETAGAFQGDSTLLAMQRSLRSALGSVFGSDNGGYTTFSSIGVRVAGSADSRPDGHLEIDSAKLTQALANPDAMKTLFVGNRVSESAKAQSAITASVGAGVPVGEGTLSIQLGSWSGGAFASAFAGNGATVNIAVTATDTLDDIVNKINADPSTGVTASTAGGALVLTSLYGGTQTAFNMTVTDIDGNNADANGLSRLAFVASNVAESGKDAVSGGSVGIGQSFKGLMTALLGGTTGNFGTAGFFKRKDDSLQTELDTNALEQVRVNDKASRIEEQLNRKYSALDVQMASLNSLSTYISQQIAQWNKSSS
- the fliG gene encoding flagellar motor switch protein FliG; its protein translation is MAQTSMTEGLQDAAVLLMSLGETEAAEVFKHLAPKEVQKLGEAIARTKSITRDRVDEVIDRFTTDAADQSLIVTDSGDYVRSVLKLALGEDKAALLIDRILQGGDVSGIESLKWMDPVSVAELVRNEHPQILAAILVHLDYDQAAAVLKLLGDRQRNEVMLRIATMEGIQPTALKDLNEVLFKVLSGGDKVRKASLGGVKTAAEMINLLGTTLEGAVLESIRSFDAELAQKIMDKMFVFDDIIKLDNKAIQVVLKEVPADSLIVALKAAQPALVERFLLNMSSRASESMREDLESSPPMRLSEVEVQQKEIVKIVRRLADEGEISLGSGGEEDVMV
- a CDS encoding flagellar protein FliT, producing MSQMLIDYYKSIEDGSRRMLEAARAKDLEAVMRYEGVCAVLIEQLRHRAREEDLRPEDRREKTQIMQRILRNDAEIRQLTEPWLGQLEEEMMGGLFDKAHPKVLH